The DNA sequence CAGCATCTTACCGTCAAAGCCCATCGCGCGTCCCTGTTCGCATTCGACCTGAAAAGCCGCGATATCGCGAAAATCATTGGAGACGCTGTCAATGACATCGAGGCCATAGGCCCGGGCGGCCAGCACCACCTGCATCATCCATGGCACAAGATAGGCGCGACCGGGCAAGGCAGGAACACGTGTTTCCTTGCGCAGATCGTTGAGGCCGATGACGAAAGCGGTAAGCCGGGCATCCGGCGTGTGGGCGGCATCGGCGATCGACGCAGCGTTGAGAACACCGAGCGGCGTTTCGATCATAGCCCAGATTTTCATTGCCTGCGGCGCGTCCGCCTCCGCCAGAAGGTCGGCCACTTCATGAATATCGGCGGGCTGCTCCACCTTCGGCAGAAGAACCGCCTGCGGTCGGCAGGAAAGCACGAGCTGCAAATCCGCCTTTCCATCCGGAGTGGAGAGCGGGTTGATGCGGATAATCGCCTCGCGCCCGGCAAAGGGTGCGTCTAAAAACAGCTTTTCGAGATTTTCCCGCGCCTTGCCCTTCATGTCGGGCGCGACGGAATCCTCAAGATCGAGGATCACGCCGTCACAATCGAGATCACGGATTTTTTCGAGTGCTCGGATATTTATGGCCGGAACCGACAGCAGCGAACGGCGCGGTCTCACAAGAATATTTTCAGAAAAATTGACCATGCCGCACTTGTGTCAAGCTTTTGTGACATCTGCAAGCTGACAATCCACTGAATCCTCTTGCAAGCCGGAAGAAGAAGGCCCACATTCGTCTGGAAAGAAAGGTTGAATCATGCAAGGCATCCGTTCATTTTTCATCGCCGCCTCTGGCATAGCAATTCTGGCCATGGCTGCTCTTTTCACGGCGTCGCTCACGGTCGCTTTTATCGGCGTGCTCGCCGTTCTCAGCGCTGCCCGTATGCTTTCCGCGCGCCTTAAGCCGGCCCCCATCCCCGTCAAGCCTCGCCACCAGCGCGATATGCGCGTCTGGAACGATGGCAAAGGCACGATTATCGATCTCTGAGATCGTTTTAATCGGGTCAAAATGCGAGGACGCTGCACGAGGCGTACCGAAGAACGCGGGTTTGCGCTTCTAAAGCGCCAAGTTTTGCAGTATTTCCCGAACGGGAACATCCGGCAGGCTTTGCCCGCGCCGGATTTGTTCAAGGGAAACACGGGAAGCGACAGATGGAAAAATTCACCAAGCTGACGGGCGTCGCCGCGCCCATGCCGGTGGTCAATATCGACACCGATATGATCATTCCGAAAGACTATCTGAAGACCATCAAACGCACGGGCCTTGGCAAGGGCCTCTTCGCCGAGTCGCGTTACCTTGAGGATGGCTCGCCCAATCCGGATTTCGTTCTGAACAAGCCCGCGTACCAGAACGCCCAGATTCTGGTGGCTGGCGACAATTTCGGCTGCGGCTCCTCGCGCGAACATGCGCCATGGGCACTTCTCGATTTCGGCATCCGCTGCGTGATATCCACCAGCTTTGCCGATATCTTTTACAATAACTGTTTCAAGAACGGCATCCTGCCTGTTGTCGTCAGCCCCGAGAACCTCGAAAAGCTGCTTGATGACGCCTCGCGCGGATCGAATGCCGTTCTGTCCATCGATCTGGAACGCCAGGAAATCAGTGGTCCCGATGGCGGCACCATCACCTTCGAGATTGATGAATTCAAGCGCCATTGCATGCTGAACGGCCTCGATGACATCGGCCTGACCATGGAGCATTCCGGCGCCATCGACACTTTCGAAAAGGCCAACGCCTCGGTCCGTCCCTGGGCCTGATCATATTTACGCTCTTCAAAAAAAGCCGATCCCGTACCAAACCGTACCGGATCGGCTTTTGCTTTGCTTGAAAAGCCCTTGAGGCGGAGATAAGAAGCCCTCGATCCGTCCGGCTGGTGATAGACTTGGCAAGGACGGAAACGAGTTTGACGCCGCGCGCGCCGCCATCGAAAACCCTTCGTGATGTTTTCCGGCGCGCCGCCCAAGGAGGGTTCTCATGACAGTCCGTTCGCTATTCCTGCTGCCCGGTGACGGTATCGGCCCTGAAGCCATGACTGAGGTCCGCAAGCTGATCGATTATATGAACAGCGCGCAAAATTCCGGCTTCACCGTTTCGGAAGGCCTCGTCGGCGGCTCTGCTTACGACGCCCACGGCGTGGCGATTTCCGATGCGGACATGGAAAAGGCGCTTGCCGCCGATGCGATCCTGTTCGGCGCCGTTGGCGGCCCGAAGTGGGATGGCGTTCCCTATGAACATCGCCCGGAAGCCGGCTTGCTGCGCCTGCGCAAGGACCTCGAACTTTTCGCCAATCTGCGCCCTGCCATCTGCTATCCCGCACTTGCCGCCGCTTCCTCGCTAAAGCCGGAGCTGGTCGAAGGCTTGGATATCCTCATCGTTCGCGAACTGACGGGCGGTGTCTATTTTGGTGAACCGAAGCAGATCATCGATCTCGGCAACGGCCAGAAGCGCGGTATCGACACGCAGATTTACGACACTTTCGAGATCGAGCGCATCGCCAGCGTCGCCTTCGAACTGGCCCGCACCCGCGATAACCGCGTCTGCTCGATGGAAAAGCGCAACGTCATGAAATCAGGCGTTTTGTGGAACCAGGTCGTCACCGAAACCCACGCCGCCAAATACAAGGACGTGCAGCTGGAGCATATGCTGGCTGATGCCGGCGGCATGCAGCTGGTGCGCAAGCCCAAGCAGTTCGACGTGATCGTGACCGACAACCTCTTCGGCGACATGCTTTCCGACGTTGCGGCCATGCTCACCGGTTCGCTCGGCATGCTGCCTTCCGCTTCGCTTGGCGCACCTGATGCCAAGACCGGCAAGCGCAAGGCCATGTATGAGCCGGTGCACGGTTCGGCACCTGACATTGCCGGCAAGGGCATCGCCAACCCCATCGCCATGATCGCCTCCTTCGCCATGTGCCTGCGCTACTCGTTCAACATGGTTGACGAGGCGACGAAGCTCGAAGCGGCAATCGCAAACGTGCTGGACCAGGGCATCCGCACCGCCGATATCATGGCCGACGGTTGCCGTCAGGTCGGCACCGGTGAAATGGGCGACGCGGTTCTCGCCGAATTCAAGGCGCTTTCGGCGTAACGTTGACAGGAACCGGCTGGGCAGGCGGCACCGCCACCTGCCCAGCCTCCTTGGGTAGAAGATGCTCATACCGCCGGTCGGTCAGCGTTTTCAGAAAAGCCACGACGGCATCCACTCGCTTGTCATCCAGCGCCGGCGCGGATGTCAGCTCCGTCATGGCGATATTCTCGGGCACCTCAGGCGCATCCCATGTCTTGCCGGTTTCCGGATTGATCTGACGGCTGGGCTTCTTGCTCTTATATTTCACGTAAAACAGCACCACCGTGCGCAGATCCCTGAACACGCCATTGTGCATATAAGGACCGGTAACGGCGACGTTACGCAGGGTCGGCACCTTGAACTTGCCGCGCTGGGCGGGATCGCCGCCCACGTCAGGATTTTGCGCCAAACCCAGATCGACCGCACCGGGCTTCGAGCCATTCACCGCCCTGACAGCCGTATTGGCGGGAACGCCGATATTGAAATATTTGTGGTTGGTGAAGAGGCCGTCTTCCAGCCCCCTGGCGCCGCGGATTTCATGGCAGGTATTGCAATTGGTGAACTGCGTCGAGGAAATCAGAACCCGGCCCAGTTCTTCCTGATCCGTCAGCTTTTCCTCGCCGCGCAGGAAGCGATCATATTTCGAATCGAAGGTTGAGAATTCGTCCGAACGCTCGAAACTCGCCAGCGCCTTGGTCATCGCGGCATAGGCGGTTTCATCGCTCTGAAAGACATCATTGCCGAATTGCGTGCCGAAGGCTGCAACGTAATCCGGGTTTTCCCTGAGCCGTTTTACGACAGAGGCCTTGTCCGGCATGCCCATTTCAAGCGGATTAAGCGGCGGGCCGCCCGCCTGATCTTCCAGCAGCGAGGCCCGGCCATCCCAGAACTGGCCGCCGACATACTCACCCGTCGCATTCTTGCCGAAAGGCGGCGTGAACCTCGCATAGGCCGCCGTCGGCGCATTGCGGTCGCCGAGCGAAATGCCGTCGTCACCCAGAGATACATCCCGCCCGACCTTCTCGCTCTCCCGCGCATCGGAAAAACCGGCCGCCTGCATATGGCAGGTGGAACAGGCCATGGTGCGGTTCATCGAAAGATTGGGATCGTCGAACAGCGCTGCGCCCAGCTTTTCCAGCGTCGCATAATCTTCACCGCCATGAGCGGACGTGCCGTTCCCACCGAAGGGAGCCAGCAGAATGGATGCGGCAAGAGCGGCAGAGAGAAAAATTCGGGGCTTTATCATCGGTAGGCACGCTCGAGACAAAATGCGCGATAGCAGGTTCTGGCCGGAAAATATGAAACAGCTTTCAATCCGACCAGACTTCACGGAACATGGATCGCAGGAGTTATTTCCGCTTTTCCATGTTCCCTGACGCGATCTATAGCACTTTCCCCTGGCCAGAGCCTACAAACTTTCGCAGCTTGCTCCACTTTGCCGCACATCCCGTGGAATGGCGATGATGCAGAACACTCAACCGCCTCTCGCGATAGCATGGAAGAAAGTGCCAGACACGAAACCCCTTCTACCGCCCGATGGCCCGAGCGGACGGCCCTGACCGTCGGCGATCTCGGCAAAAGCTGCATCATGGCCGGGATTGATGACCCGCGCATAGTGAAACTCATGGCCGCGCAGAACATCTCCCGCCGAGCCGAGCGGACCACTTGCCGTGATCGTTGCCTGCCGGTAACCAAGGTTCATCTTGCGTGTCGCAAAACTGGTGGCATGCGACAGAAGCCCGGTCATGGCATGGGTCACCCCATCGGCATCTTCCAGCGCCTCGCCAAGCACCATGTAACCGCCGCACTCGCCATGAACAGGCCTTGTCGCGGCAAAACGGGCAATGCCCGCCTTGAAACCGGCCGCATCCGCAAGCTTTCCGGCAAAAAGTTCGGGATACCCGCCCGGGAGCCAGCAGACATCGCAGCTCTCGTCCGGCGCCTCATCAGCCAGCGGCGAGAACGGCACGATTTCGGCCCCCGCCGCATGCCAATGCTTCCTGAGATGCGGATAAAGAAAGGTGAAGGCGGCATCTTCCGCCAGCGCGATGCGCTGGCCGGGCGGTGCAATCGCCGCGTCCACCGAACCGGAAGGCACCTGCACGGGCGCCGCGAGTGAAAGCAAGGCGTCGAGATCGATGGATTTTTCCATCGCATCCGCCAGCCGTTCTATATGCGCATCGATTTCCGGGTGTTCGCTGGCCTGCACCAGCCCCAGATGCCGCTCTGGCAGGATAAGCGAGGGATCGCGCAGGACACAGCCGGCAACGGGTAGGCCAATTTTTTCGATGGCTTCCGTACACAATGTCCGGTGTCTTTCACTGCCGGCCCGGTTCAGCACCACTGCCGCCATGGTGACGTCAGGGTCGTAATGGGCAAAACCATGAGCAACAGCGGCGGCCGTCTGCGACTGGCCCGACACATCCAGCACCAGCAGCACGGGAATGCCGAATAGCCGCGCCAGATCCGCCGCCGAACCGGTGCGGTTTTCCGCCACCGGAATGCCATCGAACAGGCCCATGGCGCTTTCGATCAGAACGAGTTCCGCAGCCTCGGTCTGCTGCGAAAACAGATGCCGCAGCAAATCCGGCTGCATGGCCCAGCTATCCAGATTAAGGCCGGGCGTGCCGGTGGCGAAGGCGTGGAAACCGGGATCGATATAATCCGGTCCCGTCTTGATGCCGCGCACCTTAATCCCTCGACGGGCAAAGGCCCTGAGCAGACCGATGGTCACGCTGGTCTTGCCCGACCCCGAGCGCGGTGCGCCGATGATGATCGCCCGCGCCGTCATGAACCGACCCCACCGAGACGGCTTCGCATCGAAACAATCTCACCGATCACGATCAAAGCCGGCGCTTCGAAGTTTTCCCGCTTTGCATCGTCGGCTATGCTTTCCAGCTTACCGATGAAAATGCGCTCCTGCTCAGTGGTCGCTGACATGATAACCGCAACCGGCGTCGTGCCCGAACGTCCGCCCTGCATCAGCAGCGTTGCAATCGACCCGATATTCTTCAGCCCCATGTAAACGACGATGGGTTCCTGCGTTTTCGCGAGCGCCAGCCAGTCGAGATCCTCCTCCGTGCCCGCCGCATGGCCAGTGGCGAGGGTCACGGCGCGGCTGATGCCGCGCATGGTGGCGGGAATTCGCGCTGAAGCAAGAGCAGCGAGTGACGAGGTCATGCCCGGTAAAATCCGGAACGGAATACCGGCGCAGACAAGCGCCTCCGCCTCTTCACCCCCGCGCCCGAAGATGAAGGGGTCACCGCCCTTTAGCCGCAGCACCTTTTTGCCTTGGCGGGCGAAATCGATCAGCGAGGCGGTAATGTCATCCTGCGTCGCGGAAGGCTTGCCGCCGCGCTTGCCGGCAAAGACGATTTCAGCCTGCGGACCAAGGGCAACAACATCGTCGCTGACCAGAGCATCGCGAACGATGACATCGGCCTCAGAAAGCGCCAACGCCACTTCCAGCGTCAGATAACGCACGTCGCCCGGCCCTGCGCCCGCGAGCCAGACGTGACCGGCCTCAAAGACCGGACCTTTTGCGGCAATGCTGTTCAAAATCTGCGGTATCGACATTCTTTTTGGCTGCTTTTTAACGATGACGGAAAAAGCCGTCCCGGCTATAGGAATTCATATGGAAACAGATGGAAAGACCCTTCGCCGCGGCTGGACCACGGGTACCTGCGCGGCGGCCGCCACGAAGGCGGCTTGCGCCGCCCTTCTGACCGGGGAATTTCCTTACCCTGTCGAGGTCGAACTTCCAAGCGGCGCAAGGCCGGCATTTTCCCTCGCAACGGAAGAAAAAGGTGAGGACTTCGCCCGCGCTGGCGTCGTCAAGGATGCCGGAGACGATCCCGACGTCACCCATGGCGCCCTGATTGAAAGCACGGTCAGACGGGGAGAACCCGGAAGCGGCATCACTTTCAAGGCCGGCAAGGGCGTCGGCACCGTTACCCGGCCGGGCCTGCCGCTGCCGCCGGGAGAACCCGCCATCAACCCGGTGCCGCGCAAGATGATCGAGGCCGCCATTCGCGAAGTGGCTGGCGCGCAGACCGATTTCGAAGTCGAGATTTCCGTCCGTGACGGCGAAAAACTGGCGGAAAAAACCCTGAATGGCAGGCTCGGCATTCTCGGCGGCATTTCCATTCTCGGCACCACCGGCGTCGTCATTCCCTTTTCCTGCTCGGCCTGGATCCACTCCATCTGGCGCGGCATCGATGTGGCGCGGGCAACTGGCTGCGCCCACGTGCTTGGCGCGACCGGAAACACCTCCGAAAAGGCCGGGCAAGCACTGTATGACCTGCCTGAGACGGCGCTGATCGACATGGGCGATTTTATCGGCGGCATGCTGAAATATCTGCGCAGCCATCCAGTCGAGCGGGTAACGATCGCCGGCGGTGTCGCCAAAATGACCAAACTCGCCCAGGGCATGCTCGACGTGCATTCCAAGAAAGGCCTTGCCGACCTTGAAGCGTTGGCGGCTTTGGCCGCGGAGGCGGGAGGGGATGACAATCTCGCCACTGCCATCCGTCAGGCCAACATGGTCGCGCACGCCTTTCAGCTGGCCGAAGACGCGGGGATAGACCTCGGGGCAATCGTTGCGAAAAAAGCCTGGGTAACCGCCGCGGCGGCGCTGAACACGCCGGCCATCGCGCTCGATATTGTGGTTTTCGATCGTCAGGGTGCGCTCAAGGGGCGCACCGCCTCCACGCCGTCGCATCAACCCGCCGCATCTTCTTTCGGAGAACGGAACCGGCGTACATAGTCGGTACTATAAAGCGCGCTCTCACGAAAATCCGTCGAGGCAAGCCCGCGACCGACAAAGATCAGCGCCGTGCGCTCCACCGGCTCGGCCGCAAGCTTGCCCTCAATATCGAACAGTGTGCCGCGAATGACCCGCTCATCCGGCCAGGACGCACGTACCACGATGGCAACGGGGCAATCGGACCCATAAAGCGGCGACAGCTCCTCCACCACCTTGCCGATGGCATGGATGGCGAGGTGAATGGCGAGTGTCGTGCCAGTCGCACTGAAAGCCTTCAGCGTCTCACCGTCAGGCATCTTCGATGCGCGACCGGAGATACGGGTCAGCACGAGGCTCTGCGCCACTTCGGGCACCGTCAGTTCCCGCTGCAAGGTGGCGGCAGCGGCAGCGAAGGAGGGCACGCCGGGCGTGACGGTATAATCAAGCCCCAGCCGTTCCAGACGGCGGATCTGCTCACCCATGGCGCTCCAGACGGAAAGGTCGCCGGAATGCAGCCGCGCCACATCCTTGCCTGCCTTTGCCGCCGCAACAAATTCCGCCTCGATTTCATCAAGTGAAAGAGCAGCCGTATCGACGATGCGGGCACCCGGCGGGCAATAATCGATCAAGGCCTTCGGAACCAGCGAACCGGCATAAAGACACACAGGGCAGGCAGCGATGAGATCGCGCCCGCGCACCGTTATGAGATCTGCGGCACCCGGACCGGCGCCGATGAAATGAACCGTCATTCTTCTTCTCCGTATTCAATGGCGCAGTCGCTACCACGTGGCGCGTTGCTCGTCGTTGCGATAGCCACAGTTACATCACCGACGACGAGTCGTTGCCCAACCAGCCGTGCACCTACTCCAGCTGCCGCAAGCGCCGAAGCTTCACTGACGCTTGGCGTTCCGGCGTGATCGAGACTGGCCCGTGAAAATGTCATTGTCTCCGCGGCAACCGCTTCGAGCCGCTCCTGCGTTACGATTTCAAGCGGCAGCGACAGGGCTTTTGCTGCTTCCGCAAGGCCGGCTTCCCCGGCCTTGAGCGGTGCAGTCGCCAAAGAGTCGACCGTCAAGCCAAAGTTCCGCTCGGCGGCGCGTATAGCCGCGATGATTGCATCCGAAGCAACACCTTTGCGGCAGCCTATACCGGCCACGGTCACCATGGCTTGACCCAGCTCCACTGAGTTACCGGCATGGCCGGACGCCAGCCTGACATGGAACCGACAGCCACTACGCGGGACACCTCCAGCCGGATCATCGAACCGCCAAGCCGCGCATGAGCGGCCAGCAGCACCGCTTCCATTTCCAGCGTCACCGCATTGGCGACCAGCCGACCCCCGGGTTTCAGAGCCTCCATGGCAGCCTCGAACACACCTGCTTCGCTGCCGCCACCACCAACAAAAATAGCATCCGGCGTGGGCAAGCCTTCAAAAGCCGCCGGGGCCACGCCGATCATGACCTCCAGCCCCGGAACGCCAAAAGCATCGGCATTGCGGGTAATTCGCTCCGCTCTTTCCGGATGTTGCTCTATGGCGATGGCGCGCAGCGAAGGATGCGACAGCATCCATTCGATGCCGATCGAGCCGGAGCCCGCGCCGATGTCCCACAGCAGTTCTCCACGCCGGGGCGCCAGCGAGGAGAGCGTCACAGCCCGGATTTCACGTTTGGTTATCTGTCCGTCATGTTCGAACAGGCTGTCATCGAGCCCATGCGTAAACGGCAGGACACGCGCATCCTCATCCGCCACGACATCAATCGCCACAACATTCAGCGGGTCAATATCTTCAAAGGCAAAACCAGCCGCCCTGGCTTGCCGCCGCCTTTCGTGCGCTCCGCCCAATGCCTCGAGCAGGATGAATTCCGACCGACCAAAGCCGGACTCGGCCAGCAACCCCGCGATCAAGGCCGGGTCGCGCTCATCCGAGGTCAGCGCAATGATGCGCGCGCCGGGATGCAGATGCGGCCGCAAAAGATCGATGGAGCGCCCGTGCAGCGAAACGCATGCAGCCGATTGCAGCGCCCAGCCAAGCCGCGCTGCAGCCAAAGAAAAGGCGGAAGGCGAGGGATAGCAGACTGTTTCCTCCGACGGAATCCGCCGAAGAAGCGTAACGCCGACACCATAAAAAAATGGATCGCCGGAGGCGAGCACGCACACCCGGCATCCGCGCAATGAGAGAACATCGCTCATCTCCACATCGAACGGCACCGGCCAGGGACGCGCATCGCCCTGAATGGCCACAGCGGCCAACTCCAGATGGCGTTTGCCGCCAAAAACAACATCGGCCGCTTCGATCGCCCGTAGAGCATTTTTGCCGAGCCCTTCAAGCCCGTCCTCGCTTATGCCGACGATGGAAAGCCACGGCTCTTTTTTCTTTTCAGCGGAAACGCTCTTTTCAGTAGAAGCTATCTTTTCAGTAGAAGAACTGGCCGTTCCGGAATATTCAGACGTCATGACACGCTCCATACTCATCCTTGGCGGCACGGCGGATGCCCGCATTCTGGCCGGCAGGTTGGCGGAGGACTCCGGCTACCGAATTCTGCTGTCCATGGCGGGCCGCACGCTCTCGCCGGTCGAACAGCCGGTACCGATGCGCAGCGGCGGGTTTGGCGGCGCGGCAAGGCTGGCGGATTTCATCCGCTCCGAGGGTTTCGATATTCTGGTCGATGCCACCCATCCCTATGCGGCGAGAATTTCCGCCAACGCGGTTGAAGCGGCAAGGCTGGCCGACATTCCGCTTGTCGCGCTTTCGCGCCCCGTCTGGCAGCACCAGCTGGGTGACAGGTGGCAGAGCGTCGACACCATCGAACAGGCCGTTGCCGCGCTCGGAGATGAAAGCAGACGTGTATTTCTGGCTCTTGGCCGTCAGGAGTTGCTTCCCTTCGAAGCCGCACACCGGCACAGCTATCTTATCCGCAGCGTCGATCCTGTGGAGCCGCCGCTGAAAGTACCGGATGCGCGCTACATCACCGCGCGCGGCCCCTTTGCGCTCGATGACGAAATCCGCATGCTGGAGGAAAACCGGATCGAGACGGTGGTTTCCAAGAATTCCGGTGGCAGCGCCAGTTACGGCAAGATCGAAGCGGCGAGACGGCTTGGCCTGCCGGTCATCATGATCGAGCGGCCACGCACTCTCGGCGTCGCGCGCCTGAAAGGCACGACGGTGTCGGACATAGCGACTGCGCTCACCGCCATCCGCCATCAGCTCTCCCTTTTTGAAAACCGCGGTGAATAAACGATCGGCTCCTTGCCGGAACGCTCGATCAGACGGGTTTCCACCGAACCGACGATGACGCAGGTGGCCATGTCAGCCATATCGCTTGATGCTTCCGACAGGGGCACGACCCGAATGCGCTCGTCTGCCCGGCCTGCGGCGCGACCGAAGATCACCGGCACCGAGCCGGGCAGATGCGCGCGCAAAAGATCAAAAGCGGTGCCGAGCTGGTGCGGCCGCGCCTTGCTGACGGGGTTGTAGAAAGCCATCACAAATCCGGCTTCCGCCACCGCGATCAGCCGCTTTTCGATGATGCCCCACGGCTTGAGATTGTCCGACAGTGAAATGGCGCAGAAATCATGGCCTAGCGGCGCGCCGGCCTTTGCCGCAACGGCCAGCATCGCGGTCACACCCGGTACGACGGAAAAATCGATGTCGCGCCATTCAGACGGGCCATTTTCAATCGCCTCGCAGATGGCCGCCGCCATCGCGAAAACACCGGGATCGCCGCCGGAAACCACGCAGACCTTGCCACCTTCGGCGGCAAGCCGCAGCGCCTGTTCGGCGCGGGAAATTTCCTCACGATTATCGGAGGCATGGCGGCGCTGGTGAGGACCAAGCGACAGGCGGTCGAGATAGGGAATATAACCGAAGAAATCTTCCGAAACCTCAACTGCAGCCAGCGCTTCCGGCGTTACCTGCGCTGCACTGCCGGGGCCGAGGCCAACGACGACAAGCCTACCCGTCATGGCTTTTCCCCTGCAGAGGGTCTGGTTTTCCAGCCGGGAACCAGAACCAGCGAAAAATAGGGTGCCGGCGATGCGTCACGCTCGATAAGCGGCACCGCATGGCTGTTTGCCATGGTGCCGCGCTCCACATAAAGCGCCTCGCTGAGCTTGCCGGCCCTTTCCAGCGCCCGGCGGATTTTTGGCAGATTGCGCCCGACTTTCATGATCACGGCTCCGTCCGTGCCGGAAAGACGTTCCGCGAGAATATCTTCCGCCAGCGTTCCAGGAAGCACGCTCAATATGTCGTCACCCTGCACCAGCGGCAGCCCGGCCATGGACCAGCAGCCGGACATGGCGGTGATGCCCGCAACCACCTCTGCATCATAGGACGGTGAAAGCCGCAGATGAAGGTGCATATAGGAGCCGTAAAACAGCGGATCGCCTTCCGAAAGCACGGCCACATTGCGCCCAGCTTCAAGATGGGTGGCGATGTCCTTCGCCGACTGGTCGAAGAATGCGGTGATCGCGCCGCGATAATCCTCGCCGTCCTTGTCGCTTTCAACGGTTACCGGATAGACCAGCGGCATTTCCAGCGTGCCGGGGCGGATGAAAGCTTCAACGATGCCGCGACCATTACCGCTGCCGCCCTTCTTGCAAAAGAAGGCAAGCACATCGGCATTTTCGATGGCGCGCACCGCCTTCAGCGTCAGAAGCTCCGGATCACCGGGACCGGTGCCGACGCCAACCAGTTTACCCTTGGCATGTTCAAAAAGAGCCGCACTCACAGGCCTGCCCTCGCAACCGCATTGATGGCGGCGGCCGTCATGGCCGAACCGCCCATACGTCCCTTGACGATGGCATAGGGAATGCCGAGTGTACTTGCCTCCAGCGCATCCTTCGATTCCGCCGCGCCGACGAACCCGACAGGCATGCCGATGATGGCGGCGGGGCGCGGCGCACCCTTTTCCAGCATCTCGAGAAGATAGAACAGTGCCGTCGGTGCATTGCCGATGGCAACAAGAGCGCCGTCCAGTTTTTCCGCCCAGAGATCGAGTGCGGCAGCGGAACGGGTATTGCCGATCTTTTTCGCAAGCTCCGGTGTGCGTGGATCACGCAATGTGCAGATGACGGCATTGTCAGTCGGAAGCCGGGCGTGGGTCACGCCATGGGCAACCATTTGCGCATCACAGAGGATGGGCTTTCCCGCCAGCAACGCACCCCGCGCAGCGGCAACGAAATCGGGCGAGAAACGGAAATGGCCGGCCGCTTCCACCTGCCCGCAGGCATGGATCATGCGAATGGCGATATCCGCCTGCTCTTCGGTAAAGCCGGATAAATCCGCTTCTTCGCGGATAATAGCAAAGGAGCGCTCGTAGATCGCGTTGCCGTCGCGAATATAGTC is a window from the Agrobacterium tumefaciens genome containing:
- a CDS encoding HpcH/HpaI aldolase/citrate lyase family protein; translated protein: MVNFSENILVRPRRSLLSVPAINIRALEKIRDLDCDGVILDLEDSVAPDMKGKARENLEKLFLDAPFAGREAIIRINPLSTPDGKADLQLVLSCRPQAVLLPKVEQPADIHEVADLLAEADAPQAMKIWAMIETPLGVLNAASIADAAHTPDARLTAFVIGLNDLRKETRVPALPGRAYLVPWMMQVVLAARAYGLDVIDSVSNDFRDIAAFQVECEQGRAMGFDGKMLIHPAQIEPANRHFGPDEASVAEAREIIAAFAKPESVELNVINMNGRMIERLHVVEAERLVAMADIIAQRKAEKT
- the leuD gene encoding 3-isopropylmalate dehydratase small subunit, producing MEKFTKLTGVAAPMPVVNIDTDMIIPKDYLKTIKRTGLGKGLFAESRYLEDGSPNPDFVLNKPAYQNAQILVAGDNFGCGSSREHAPWALLDFGIRCVISTSFADIFYNNCFKNGILPVVVSPENLEKLLDDASRGSNAVLSIDLERQEISGPDGGTITFEIDEFKRHCMLNGLDDIGLTMEHSGAIDTFEKANASVRPWA
- the leuB gene encoding 3-isopropylmalate dehydrogenase; this encodes MTVRSLFLLPGDGIGPEAMTEVRKLIDYMNSAQNSGFTVSEGLVGGSAYDAHGVAISDADMEKALAADAILFGAVGGPKWDGVPYEHRPEAGLLRLRKDLELFANLRPAICYPALAAASSLKPELVEGLDILIVRELTGGVYFGEPKQIIDLGNGQKRGIDTQIYDTFEIERIASVAFELARTRDNRVCSMEKRNVMKSGVLWNQVVTETHAAKYKDVQLEHMLADAGGMQLVRKPKQFDVIVTDNLFGDMLSDVAAMLTGSLGMLPSASLGAPDAKTGKRKAMYEPVHGSAPDIAGKGIANPIAMIASFAMCLRYSFNMVDEATKLEAAIANVLDQGIRTADIMADGCRQVGTGEMGDAVLAEFKALSA
- a CDS encoding cytochrome-c peroxidase; its protein translation is MIKPRIFLSAALAASILLAPFGGNGTSAHGGEDYATLEKLGAALFDDPNLSMNRTMACSTCHMQAAGFSDARESEKVGRDVSLGDDGISLGDRNAPTAAYARFTPPFGKNATGEYVGGQFWDGRASLLEDQAGGPPLNPLEMGMPDKASVVKRLRENPDYVAAFGTQFGNDVFQSDETAYAAMTKALASFERSDEFSTFDSKYDRFLRGEEKLTDQEELGRVLISSTQFTNCNTCHEIRGARGLEDGLFTNHKYFNIGVPANTAVRAVNGSKPGAVDLGLAQNPDVGGDPAQRGKFKVPTLRNVAVTGPYMHNGVFRDLRTVVLFYVKYKSKKPSRQINPETGKTWDAPEVPENIAMTELTSAPALDDKRVDAVVAFLKTLTDRRYEHLLPKEAGQVAVPPAQPVPVNVTPKAP
- a CDS encoding cobyrinate a,c-diamide synthase, with translation MTARAIIIGAPRSGSGKTSVTIGLLRAFARRGIKVRGIKTGPDYIDPGFHAFATGTPGLNLDSWAMQPDLLRHLFSQQTEAAELVLIESAMGLFDGIPVAENRTGSAADLARLFGIPVLLVLDVSGQSQTAAAVAHGFAHYDPDVTMAAVVLNRAGSERHRTLCTEAIEKIGLPVAGCVLRDPSLILPERHLGLVQASEHPEIDAHIERLADAMEKSIDLDALLSLAAPVQVPSGSVDAAIAPPGQRIALAEDAAFTFLYPHLRKHWHAAGAEIVPFSPLADEAPDESCDVCWLPGGYPELFAGKLADAAGFKAGIARFAATRPVHGECGGYMVLGEALEDADGVTHAMTGLLSHATSFATRKMNLGYRQATITASGPLGSAGDVLRGHEFHYARVINPGHDAAFAEIADGQGRPLGPSGGRRGFVSGTFFHAIARGG
- the cobA gene encoding uroporphyrinogen-III C-methyltransferase; translated protein: MSIPQILNSIAAKGPVFEAGHVWLAGAGPGDVRYLTLEVALALSEADVIVRDALVSDDVVALGPQAEIVFAGKRGGKPSATQDDITASLIDFARQGKKVLRLKGGDPFIFGRGGEEAEALVCAGIPFRILPGMTSSLAALASARIPATMRGISRAVTLATGHAAGTEEDLDWLALAKTQEPIVVYMGLKNIGSIATLLMQGGRSGTTPVAVIMSATTEQERIFIGKLESIADDAKRENFEAPALIVIGEIVSMRSRLGGVGS
- a CDS encoding cobalt-precorrin-5B (C(1))-methyltransferase, translating into METDGKTLRRGWTTGTCAAAATKAACAALLTGEFPYPVEVELPSGARPAFSLATEEKGEDFARAGVVKDAGDDPDVTHGALIESTVRRGEPGSGITFKAGKGVGTVTRPGLPLPPGEPAINPVPRKMIEAAIREVAGAQTDFEVEISVRDGEKLAEKTLNGRLGILGGISILGTTGVVIPFSCSAWIHSIWRGIDVARATGCAHVLGATGNTSEKAGQALYDLPETALIDMGDFIGGMLKYLRSHPVERVTIAGGVAKMTKLAQGMLDVHSKKGLADLEALAALAAEAGGDDNLATAIRQANMVAHAFQLAEDAGIDLGAIVAKKAWVTAAAALNTPAIALDIVVFDRQGALKGRTASTPSHQPAASSFGERNRRT